AGCAGAAGGGGGATCGAGAACTCTTTGAGCGTATTCTCGGCCGCGAAACTCCCGTTCACTTTTGGCCCTCTCTTGATTCGCAGGTTCGGGAAAAGATCCTCCAGGAGGTTAGCATTTTAGTGAGCTGGAACCCCCGGTGGGATTTTCGGCCGGAGCCAGCCCGAATCTTTTCCCGGATGACCCATCTTCTTTTTCTCCAGCTGGTGACCGCAGGGGCTGATCATGCGCCCTACGAGCTGCTCGATCCACAGGTGGAAGTTGCGTGCAACCCGGGAGCTTACTCGGCGCCGGTGGCAGAACATGCATTGGCTCTTGTCCTTGCATTGGCAAAGCGCATTCCGCACCAACTGGAAAACTTGAGGAAACGGGTCTTTGACGACCGTACCGAAAATCGCATGCTCCAGGGGATGAAGGCTCTGGTTGTGGGTTTTGGGAGTATTGGCCGGGCAATTGGAAGGCTTCTGCGAGCGTTTGGGGTCTCCCTTTGGGCGATCAACCGATCGGGGCAAACCACTGAGCCAGTACTTAGGTGTGGGACCCTGCGAGAACTTCCCGAATGGTTACCACGCGCCGACCTTATTGTGTTAAGCCTGCCACTGACCCGAGCCACCCGAGGGATTCTTGGCAAGGCGGAACTGGAAAGGATCAAGGAAGATGCGATTTTGATTAACGTCGCCCGGGGAGAACTGGTTGACCAAGAGGCTCTCTTCGAAAAGTTGGTCCGCTGTCCCAACTTCCTTGTTGGGCTTGATACCTGGTGGAAGGAGCCGCGGTTGCACGGAAGCTTCTCCCTGCGCTTTCCTTTCTTAGAACTCCCCAATGTGGTTGGCTCTCCCCATAACGCAACGTGTGTCCCAAGCGTTCGATCTCAGGCGCTTGCACTTGCCCTGGAAAACGTTAAGGCCTTTCTTCGAGCGAAGGAAATAGTGCGGGGGAGAGTCGATCGCTCCGATTACGAGCCCTAGTTTTTCTGACTTCCGAGCTCTGTGGAGAGGATA
This genomic interval from Candidatus Methylacidithermus pantelleriae contains the following:
- a CDS encoding NAD(P)-dependent oxidoreductase, producing the protein MAGVVLASFEEQKGDRELFERILGRETPVHFWPSLDSQVREKILQEVSILVSWNPRWDFRPEPARIFSRMTHLLFLQLVTAGADHAPYELLDPQVEVACNPGAYSAPVAEHALALVLALAKRIPHQLENLRKRVFDDRTENRMLQGMKALVVGFGSIGRAIGRLLRAFGVSLWAINRSGQTTEPVLRCGTLRELPEWLPRADLIVLSLPLTRATRGILGKAELERIKEDAILINVARGELVDQEALFEKLVRCPNFLVGLDTWWKEPRLHGSFSLRFPFLELPNVVGSPHNATCVPSVRSQALALALENVKAFLRAKEIVRGRVDRSDYEP